Within the Vibrio tasmaniensis genome, the region ATAAGGCTTTGGCATTTTGAAGTTGGAAATGAACTAAATCTGCTAGTGCCGCCATAATGTAAACCTACTAATAACCTCGTGTACTTTAAGACAATAACTTTATTTAAAAGTTAATGTTTGCTTAAAGACCTTTTAATTCGTTTTCAAATTTCATCATGTTGTCGGCCAACTTTTCTGGGTCAACAGTGTATGAACCATTTGCGATCGCTTCTTTTATTGCTGCGACTTTCACGGAATCGAAACTTGGTTGCGCTGCCATCTCTTGATGGAGTTGACCAATCGCCTTGCCTTGTTGGCTTAGTGAAACCGCATCTTTGCTTGCTGGTGATTTAGATGATACATCCGAACTTGATGTATCAGACCTAGAATCAGAGCGCACTGCTGATCGGTTAGTGCTCGCTAGGGTTTGCCCTGAACGAATATTATCAATACCTGCCATAGTTAAGCCTTTTTCTTCAAAATGGGAACCTGTACAGTCAATATCGACCATGGGTTCGAATACTTTAGCAATTTTTAGCTCATTAGTCGAAAAGGAAGCAAACGCCTCGACCGTTATATTCGGTGTTAGAGTTGAGAATAAAAGCGCTAACGATACCGACACTTTAGAAGTGAAGTGTTAAAAGTAAACCGTGACTTCAGACATGCTGGTAACAATTCCTTCGATTATACGCTGTGATTTATCATTTTTCACCCTAACTTGATCACCCATTGAGCCATCGGTAAGTGCAGTACCTTTGGTGGTAATGGTCATGCCACCTTTTACTGCTTGTATGATAACCTTCTCATTTCGGCATACGACACAAATATCGCCTCTTTCGACAACATCACCTGGCCTCAGGTTCTTTTTTACCTTAGCACCGACGACTTGTTGTGGAGCGGTAAAACCTTGGCGACGAAATTTGTTGAGAGAAATCATCGCGGTCGTGACATCGTATTGACCGATGATTTCGCCTCTTGCCAGTGAACGAGTCGTTGTGACAAGTGGTACTGACATTGAAAGGCGCACTGGCACGTACACACGCCATTCATCAGGCACACAACGAACCAAAACGGTAATGCTGCTACGGGTGTTGGTTGTTGTTGAGGCGCTTGTCTCGAGGGGGATAGGGCAATTTGTGGCTTTGATTCTAGAGTCAATATTAGCTGAATTAACAAAAAGTTCACCGCCTCGCGGTTGCTCGACCGAATCAAGAATGTGTTGCTCAGCGGCTGATTGGATCATGTCAATTTGTTCCGGTGTTGCCGCGTGTATAAAAAAACTAAACAATATTGTTAGAATGCCGATAAACTTAGCGACAGTTTTAAAAATAGTTCTACACATAGCTATGGAAAAAAGATATATGTTTGCTTTATGATATGTCATTTTATTTCTCTAGTGGTTCGTAGCCTGCAGTAGACTAACACTTTCTATCCAAAAAGTTTGATATGGAGATGAGCTCATGACGGGTATTCTTGATTCAGTGAATCAGCGTACGCAACTCGTCGGTCAAAACCGATTAGAATTACTAACCTTTCGCCTAATGGGGCGTCAGCGTTACGGTATTAATGTATTTAAAGTGAAAGAGGTTTTACAATGCCCTCGTCTGACTTTAATGCCAAATTTACATCATCTCGTAAAAGGTGTGGCTCATATTCGTGGTCAGACAGTTTCTGTCATTGATTTGAGCTTAGCGGTAGGCGGGCGTCCAACATCAGATATCGATAAGTGCTTTGTCGTGATTGCTGAATTTAACCGTACTATCCAAGCATTCCTTGTAAGCTCTGTAGATAGAATTGTTAATATGCACTGGGAAGCTATTCTTCCACCACCAGATGGTTCAGGTAAAGATAACTACCTAACAGCGGTTACTAATATTGACAATGAGCTTGTGGAAATATTAGACGTTGAAAAAATCTTGGCTGAGATTTCTCCAGTTGATGAAACAATGGATAGCAGAATCGCAGAAGAAATTGCAGAAGTTGAACAAGAGAAAGAATTGGTTCGCCGAATCTTGATTGCTGATGACTCCACTGTTGCTCGTAAGCAGGTTCAACGTGCTATCGAATCAATTGGTTTTGAGGTCATTGCTGTTAAAGATGGTAAAGAAGCCTATGAAACTCTAATGAAAATGGCATCGGAAGGCAGTATTTACGATCAAATTTCATTGGTGATTTCAGATATCGAAATGCCAGAAATGGATGGATACACGCTGACTGCTGAGATTCGTCGTCACGCAGAACTAAAAGATTTATATGTAATTTTGCACTCATCATTGAGTGGTGTATTTAACCAAGCCATGGTTGAACGTGTAGGAGCTAACTCCTTCATCGCGAAATTCAATCCTGACGAGCTTGGTGGCGCGGTTAAAGCTGCGTTAACTAACTAAAAGAGACATTAATGACTGCTATAACAATAAGTGATCAAGAGTATCGCGATTTCAGCCGTTTCTTAGAATCTCAATGTGGCATTGTATTAGGTGACAGCAAGCAGTATTTAGTGCGCAGTCGTTTAAGCCCATTAGTAACGAAGTTTAATGTAGCTTCATTATCTGATTTGCTAAGAGATGTAGTGACAGGTCGAAACCGTGAGTTGAGAGTGGCGGCAGTGGATGCTATGACGACTAACGAGACACTTTGGTTCCGAGACACTTATCCGTTTGCTGTACTAGCGGATAAACTTCTACCGGAAATAGCGGCAAATAAACGTCCTATCAAGATTTGGTCTGCGGCAAGTTCTTCAGGCCAAGAACCATACTCAATGGCTATGACGATACTTGAGACCCAAGCACGTAAGCCGGGTATGTTGCCAAATGTATCGATTACCGCTACTGACATTTCAGCAAGTATGTTGGATATGTGCCGCACCGGCGCTTATGACAACCTTGCTTTGGGACGAGGACTTTCTCCTGAGCGCCGTCGCACTTTCTTTGAAGATGCTGGCGATGGTCGTATGAAAGTGAAAGACAACGTTAAGCGAATGGTAAACTTCCGTCCTCAGAACTTGATGGAGAGCTATGCACTGTTAGGCAAATTCGACATTATCTTTTGCCGTAACGTGTTGATCTATTTCTCACCGGATATGAAGTCAAAAGTACTTAACCAGATGGCAAATAGCCTGAATCCTGGTGGTTACCTATTGTTGGGTGCGTCTGAATCGTTAACCGGCTTAACGGATCGTTTTGAAATGGTTCGCTGTAATCCAGGTATCATCTACAAATTAAAGTAATTAGTGCCGCTACTTTAAGATGTAACATTACTGTCTTTATTCAAAACCCAGCCAAGTGCTGGGTTTTCTTTTTCCTGTTTAAACGATATCTTTATGTCAGAGTGACATTCCAATTTACTCTATTTGTTGGCTTGTATATTGCAAGTTTACCCACGAGTGACCTGTAAAAGTAATGGTCGGCCACTTTGTTTTTAAAGTTGGTATATATATTGCTTAGGTTATCTCATAACAGTCAGTTCTTGAGTTGAGGTTTACATGGCTATTTCTTTTGATAATGCTTTAGGCATTCACCAGCACACAGTTGGTGTACGTGAGCGTAACGCTGAGGTGCTTTCCACCAATATCGCGCAAGCTAACACGCCTGGGTATAAAGCAAAGGGATTAGACTTCAATAAATCACTGCAAGCGGCAAGTTCTGGGGCAAGCATTGGTCTTAGCCGAACAGACGGTCGGCATATTTCTGCCTCAACAACGTTGAACGGGGAAACGAAGTATCGAATTCCTACGCAACCCGATACCGGAGATGGCAATACGGTTGATTTGGATTTGGAAAGAAACCTTTTCATGCAAAACCAAATTAGGCATCAAGCCTCTCTCGACTTCTTAGGAAGTAAATTCAAGAATTTAACTAAAGCGATAAAAGGGGAATAACTAGATGAGCTTATTTAATGTATTCAATGTGACTGGTTCTGCGATGAGTGCTGAATCTGTTCGTCTAAATACTACCTCAAGTAACCTTGCTAACGCAGACAGTGTAAGTAGCTCTGCTAAAGACACTTACAAGGCTCGTCACGCAGTGTTTGGCGCTGAGTTAAATCAGGCACGTAATAGTGGTCACACTGTGCCAGTAAAAGTATTAGGTATCGTAGAAAGCGATAAGCCGTTGAATGCGGAGTACAACCCCGATCACCCGTTAGCGAACAACGAAGGCTATATCTATAAGCCTAACGTGAACGTTATGGAAGAAATGGCAAACATGATTTCAGCATCACGTGCGTATCAAACAAACGTGCAGGTTGCTGACTCGAGTAAACAAATGCTGCTGCGTACGCTGCAGATGGGTCAATAAGGATAAGGAGGTAACAAATGGCTGGAATCAACAATGTTGGTCAAAGCGGCTTGTCCTATGTTGACCAGCTGAAGAGTCTTCAAGATGGTGC harbors:
- the flgM gene encoding flagellar biosynthesis anti-sigma factor FlgM, with the translated sequence MAGIDNIRSGQTLASTNRSAVRSDSRSDTSSSDVSSKSPASKDAVSLSQQGKAIGQLHQEMAAQPSFDSVKVAAIKEAIANGSYTVDPEKLADNMMKFENELKGL
- the flgA gene encoding flagellar basal body P-ring formation chaperone FlgA — protein: MTYHKANIYLFSIAMCRTIFKTVAKFIGILTILFSFFIHAATPEQIDMIQSAAEQHILDSVEQPRGGELFVNSANIDSRIKATNCPIPLETSASTTTNTRSSITVLVRCVPDEWRVYVPVRLSMSVPLVTTTRSLARGEIIGQYDVTTAMISLNKFRRQGFTAPQQVVGAKVKKNLRPGDVVERGDICVVCRNEKVIIQAVKGGMTITTKGTALTDGSMGDQVRVKNDKSQRIIEGIVTSMSEVTVYF
- a CDS encoding chemotaxis protein CheV, whose product is MTGILDSVNQRTQLVGQNRLELLTFRLMGRQRYGINVFKVKEVLQCPRLTLMPNLHHLVKGVAHIRGQTVSVIDLSLAVGGRPTSDIDKCFVVIAEFNRTIQAFLVSSVDRIVNMHWEAILPPPDGSGKDNYLTAVTNIDNELVEILDVEKILAEISPVDETMDSRIAEEIAEVEQEKELVRRILIADDSTVARKQVQRAIESIGFEVIAVKDGKEAYETLMKMASEGSIYDQISLVISDIEMPEMDGYTLTAEIRRHAELKDLYVILHSSLSGVFNQAMVERVGANSFIAKFNPDELGGAVKAALTN
- a CDS encoding protein-glutamate O-methyltransferase, producing the protein MTAITISDQEYRDFSRFLESQCGIVLGDSKQYLVRSRLSPLVTKFNVASLSDLLRDVVTGRNRELRVAAVDAMTTNETLWFRDTYPFAVLADKLLPEIAANKRPIKIWSAASSSGQEPYSMAMTILETQARKPGMLPNVSITATDISASMLDMCRTGAYDNLALGRGLSPERRRTFFEDAGDGRMKVKDNVKRMVNFRPQNLMESYALLGKFDIIFCRNVLIYFSPDMKSKVLNQMANSLNPGGYLLLGASESLTGLTDRFEMVRCNPGIIYKLK
- the flgB gene encoding flagellar basal body rod protein FlgB; this encodes MAISFDNALGIHQHTVGVRERNAEVLSTNIAQANTPGYKAKGLDFNKSLQAASSGASIGLSRTDGRHISASTTLNGETKYRIPTQPDTGDGNTVDLDLERNLFMQNQIRHQASLDFLGSKFKNLTKAIKGE
- the flgC gene encoding flagellar basal body rod protein FlgC, which gives rise to MSLFNVFNVTGSAMSAESVRLNTTSSNLANADSVSSSAKDTYKARHAVFGAELNQARNSGHTVPVKVLGIVESDKPLNAEYNPDHPLANNEGYIYKPNVNVMEEMANMISASRAYQTNVQVADSSKQMLLRTLQMGQ